In one Candidatus Peribacter riflensis genomic region, the following are encoded:
- a CDS encoding ATP-binding cassette, subfamily B, bacterial MsbA, with amino-acid sequence MQKHERTNVGKTLYLLQRIRIHPAYLLIPLFFSLLAAAFEGIGMGLLVPILNGFLNKSFAFATGIPVLGKALQLLPDTFLANDRLLFVVFLGGFIAVYVLKNALRFLANASMGYFSERCLHHLRKALFAKYLSFGKLFFDTTNVGHHSTLLLHFSQNALYPVAALDGFVGALFSLAVYLVVLLSISSKLTLVALPLFVLLHFAIRFMITRIKGLSRSIAEQGSALGRKSVEILSTIPLVKSYQTERKEQDHYTSISDLKAKFDFRVRVLLGMILPLQEIITLLVVSIVMAGSFYVFGRAQIASAPALLVYFYIIMNASGKFGTVSGYRGVLANASGPLDAVLEIFDEEGKYFVRGGSTVFPGLRDSIAFRHLTFSYLPDREVLHAVSFTVEKGKMTAIVGPTGGGKSTLISLLMRYYDCPSASLFVDGTDIRELTLDSYIRRVALVSQETLLLHDTLRNNITYGLSHVPEERIQEALRRARLSDFIAKLPQGLETPIGDRGVKLSGGEKQRVSIARALLKDAEILILDEATSSLDSKTESLIQEAIDDAVSGRTSIVIAHRLSTIKHADKIVVLEEGKVTEEGTLQELLEKKGAFFALWEQQRF; translated from the coding sequence ATGCAGAAGCATGAACGCACGAATGTGGGGAAGACTCTCTACCTGCTCCAGAGAATCCGCATCCATCCGGCCTACCTGCTGATTCCGCTCTTCTTCAGCCTGCTCGCGGCAGCCTTTGAAGGAATCGGCATGGGGCTGCTCGTTCCCATTCTCAACGGGTTTCTCAACAAGAGTTTCGCGTTCGCCACTGGCATTCCAGTTCTCGGCAAGGCGCTCCAGTTATTGCCCGATACATTCCTGGCGAACGATCGTCTGCTCTTTGTGGTTTTTCTCGGCGGCTTCATTGCCGTGTATGTTCTCAAGAATGCGCTGCGGTTCCTCGCGAATGCCTCGATGGGGTACTTTTCGGAGCGCTGTCTGCACCATCTGCGCAAGGCGCTGTTCGCGAAGTACTTAAGCTTCGGCAAGCTCTTCTTCGATACCACGAACGTGGGGCACCACAGTACGCTCCTCCTGCACTTCTCGCAGAATGCGCTCTATCCGGTGGCGGCGCTGGATGGATTCGTCGGCGCACTCTTCTCTCTGGCCGTGTACCTCGTCGTGCTCCTCAGCATTTCGTCCAAGCTCACACTCGTCGCCCTCCCACTCTTCGTGCTCCTGCATTTTGCGATCAGGTTCATGATCACGCGGATCAAGGGTCTTTCCCGTTCCATTGCGGAGCAGGGCAGTGCACTCGGCAGGAAATCCGTCGAAATCCTCTCGACGATTCCCCTCGTGAAGTCCTACCAGACCGAGCGCAAGGAACAAGATCACTACACCAGCATCAGCGACCTGAAGGCCAAGTTCGATTTTCGCGTGCGCGTCCTGCTCGGCATGATCCTGCCCCTGCAGGAGATCATCACACTCCTGGTGGTGTCGATCGTGATGGCCGGATCGTTCTATGTGTTCGGCCGCGCGCAGATCGCCTCCGCTCCGGCGCTTTTGGTGTACTTCTACATCATCATGAACGCCTCGGGAAAGTTCGGCACGGTCTCGGGCTATCGCGGCGTGCTCGCGAATGCCAGTGGGCCTCTGGATGCCGTGCTCGAGATCTTCGACGAAGAGGGCAAGTACTTCGTACGGGGCGGCAGCACGGTGTTCCCCGGTCTGCGTGATTCCATCGCATTCAGGCATCTGACCTTCAGCTACCTGCCGGATCGCGAGGTGCTGCACGCCGTCTCTTTCACGGTGGAGAAAGGCAAGATGACGGCCATCGTCGGGCCCACGGGCGGGGGCAAATCCACGCTCATCAGTCTGCTCATGCGGTACTACGACTGCCCGTCCGCATCGCTCTTCGTCGACGGAACGGATATTCGTGAGCTCACCTTAGACTCGTACATCCGGCGGGTGGCGCTGGTGAGTCAGGAGACACTCCTTCTCCACGATACGCTGCGCAATAACATCACGTACGGACTCTCGCATGTGCCGGAAGAGCGTATTCAGGAGGCGCTCAGGCGCGCACGCCTCTCCGATTTCATCGCGAAGCTTCCACAGGGGCTCGAGACCCCCATCGGCGACCGCGGGGTGAAGCTCTCGGGCGGTGAGAAGCAGCGTGTTTCCATCGCGCGCGCGCTCCTCAAGGATGCCGAGATCCTCATTCTCGATGAGGCGACCAGTTCCTTGGACAGCAAAACCGAATCGCTCATCCAGGAGGCGATTGATGACGCCGTGAGCGGCCGCACCTCCATCGTCATCGCGCACCGCCTGAGCACGATCAAGCACGCCGACAAGATCGTGGTGCTCGAGGAAGGAAAGGTCACCGAGGAGGGGACGCTCCAGGAGCTTCTGGAGAAGAAAGGTGCCTTTTTCGCTCTCTGGGAACAGCAGAGATTTTAG